In Centropristis striata isolate RG_2023a ecotype Rhode Island chromosome 1, C.striata_1.0, whole genome shotgun sequence, one DNA window encodes the following:
- the LOC131979336 gene encoding GRB2-related adapter protein-like isoform X2, which translates to MEALALFSFTASEADEISFKKGDLIKVTEMEDDSCWVTAEIQGRRGYVPENYISLLPYSWFAGPVSRLEAEKRLRWQDTGVFLVRESESAPGEFSVSVSYGDRVEHFRVLEGGGQYCIWDESFCSLNRLVDFYRTHSIAVEKVVCLRDPPESPRKPRLAHALCDYTPPHTAHLHFLRGDIIDLLDCSSSLTWRGRCRGRVGIFPPEYVQPLYH; encoded by the exons ATGGAGGCGCTGgctcttttctctttcacagCATCGGAAGCAGATGAGATCAGTTTTAAGAAAGGGGACCTTATAAag GTGACAGAAATGGAGGACGACTCTTGTTGGGTCACAGCAGAGATCCAGGGGAGGCGAGGCTACGTGCCAGAGAACTACATTTCCCTGCTTCCTTATTc GTGGTTTGCAGGACCGGTGTCCAGGCTTGAAGCTGAGAAGCGTCTCCGCTGGCAGGACACTGGAGTGTTCCTGGTGAGGGAGAGTGAATCAGCTCCTGGAGAGTTTTCTGTGTCTGTTag tTATGGAGACAGGGTGGAGCATTTCCGGGTGCTGGAGGGCGGAGGTCAGTACTGCATCTGGGACGAGTCGTTCTGCTCCCTGAACCGGTTGGTGGACTTCTACAGGACTCACAGCATCGCGGTGGAGAAGGTGGTCTGCCTCAGAGACCCTCCTGAGTCTCCCAG GAAACCTCGCCTGGCTCACGCCCTTTGTGACTACACCCCCCCTCACACGGCCCACCTCCACTTCCTGCGTGGTGACATCATCGACTTGCTGGACTGCTCAAGCTCACTGACCTGGAGGGGGCGCTGTCGAGGCCGAGTTGGAATATTTCCGCCAGAATACGTCCAGCCGCTGTATCACTGA
- the LOC131979336 gene encoding GRB2-related adapter protein-like isoform X1 — MEALALFSFTASEADEISFKKGDLIKVTEMEDDSCWVTAEIQGRRGYVPENYISLLPYSWFAGPVSRLEAEKRLRWQDTGVFLVRESESAPGEFSVSVSYGDRVEHFRVLEGGGQYCIWDESFCSLNRLVDFYRTHSIAVEKVVCLRDPPESPSLLSHPEHNPYPNPYKSSSQESLPSARLYSHPSHPQRESFQRLHEPVLGKPRLAHALCDYTPPHTAHLHFLRGDIIDLLDCSSSLTWRGRCRGRVGIFPPEYVQPLYH, encoded by the exons ATGGAGGCGCTGgctcttttctctttcacagCATCGGAAGCAGATGAGATCAGTTTTAAGAAAGGGGACCTTATAAag GTGACAGAAATGGAGGACGACTCTTGTTGGGTCACAGCAGAGATCCAGGGGAGGCGAGGCTACGTGCCAGAGAACTACATTTCCCTGCTTCCTTATTc GTGGTTTGCAGGACCGGTGTCCAGGCTTGAAGCTGAGAAGCGTCTCCGCTGGCAGGACACTGGAGTGTTCCTGGTGAGGGAGAGTGAATCAGCTCCTGGAGAGTTTTCTGTGTCTGTTag tTATGGAGACAGGGTGGAGCATTTCCGGGTGCTGGAGGGCGGAGGTCAGTACTGCATCTGGGACGAGTCGTTCTGCTCCCTGAACCGGTTGGTGGACTTCTACAGGACTCACAGCATCGCGGTGGAGAAGGTGGTCTGCCTCAGAGACCCTCCTGAGTCTCCCAGCCTGCTGTCCCACCCCGAACACAACCCGTACCCCAACCCTTACAAGAGCAGCTCCCAGGAGTCCCTCCCCTCGGCCCGCCTCTACTCCCACCCCTCACACCCACAGAGAGAGTCCTTCCAGCGTCTGCACGAACCAGTTTTGGGG AAACCTCGCCTGGCTCACGCCCTTTGTGACTACACCCCCCCTCACACGGCCCACCTCCACTTCCTGCGTGGTGACATCATCGACTTGCTGGACTGCTCAAGCTCACTGACCTGGAGGGGGCGCTGTCGAGGCCGAGTTGGAATATTTCCGCCAGAATACGTCCAGCCGCTGTATCACTGA
- the LOC131979336 gene encoding GRB2-related adapter protein-like isoform X3, producing MEALALFSFTASEADEISFKKGDLIKVTEMEDDSCWVTAEIQGRRGYVPENYISLLPYSWFAGPVSRLEAEKRLRWQDTGVFLVRESESAPGEFSVSVSYGDRVEHFRVLEGGGQYCIWDESFCSLNRLVDFYRTHSIAVEKVVCLRDPPESLQKPRLAHALCDYTPPHTAHLHFLRGDIIDLLDCSSSLTWRGRCRGRVGIFPPEYVQPLYH from the exons ATGGAGGCGCTGgctcttttctctttcacagCATCGGAAGCAGATGAGATCAGTTTTAAGAAAGGGGACCTTATAAag GTGACAGAAATGGAGGACGACTCTTGTTGGGTCACAGCAGAGATCCAGGGGAGGCGAGGCTACGTGCCAGAGAACTACATTTCCCTGCTTCCTTATTc GTGGTTTGCAGGACCGGTGTCCAGGCTTGAAGCTGAGAAGCGTCTCCGCTGGCAGGACACTGGAGTGTTCCTGGTGAGGGAGAGTGAATCAGCTCCTGGAGAGTTTTCTGTGTCTGTTag tTATGGAGACAGGGTGGAGCATTTCCGGGTGCTGGAGGGCGGAGGTCAGTACTGCATCTGGGACGAGTCGTTCTGCTCCCTGAACCGGTTGGTGGACTTCTACAGGACTCACAGCATCGCGGTGGAGAAGGTGGTCTGCCTCAGAGACCCTCCTGAGTCTC TGCAGAAACCTCGCCTGGCTCACGCCCTTTGTGACTACACCCCCCCTCACACGGCCCACCTCCACTTCCTGCGTGGTGACATCATCGACTTGCTGGACTGCTCAAGCTCACTGACCTGGAGGGGGCGCTGTCGAGGCCGAGTTGGAATATTTCCGCCAGAATACGTCCAGCCGCTGTATCACTGA